Below is a genomic region from Triticum dicoccoides isolate Atlit2015 ecotype Zavitan chromosome 5A, WEW_v2.0, whole genome shotgun sequence.
AATCTCGAAACGGGTTTTGCCAGCCTTCCTGCATCCCCATGTATCATCCTCTTCTGTGGGTTGTAGTCATGTTGCGCCAACAAATGTACCGTTATAAATCATGGGTACATTTGGCTATCAAGTAAACTGTATAGGGTCATCAGATCATCCTCTCCAATTTGTATCGACCCATGTCGTGGCGCCTACTATTTTTCTGATGTGGGTGTGACTGGCGAGGAAAGTAAAATAATCGACTAATGACGTGGTTAGAACCCAACACAATTAAAAGTGTATGAGAAAAAAAAAAGACATATGTATTGTCTTAAAAAATGGTCCGGTATGCCTCTAGAAATGAGTACCTATGAGATCGTTTTGTGCACTATGCATTCCTGTCCGTTCATAACGACGGCAGATAGAGGAAGATTGCTTTTGAGGGATTCTTGTGGTTAACCATTTGATACTTTGCTCACTAAAGGAGAGATTTGGGTTGGTTCTTTTTTTCCTTTATAAAAATCTCCCATTGAAGACTATGAAAGTATGTATATAGTAGTAAAAAAAACACCCTAGCTACTACCACATGGTAGCACCCACCACAAGAAGGGCCACAAGACGGTCCACAGCGCTCCTCCCACACAGCTCCAAGAGAATTAGTGTCGCCCACCCTTTTGCTTTGGGTTGCCAGCGGcggtgggcccggcccgtcagccGTACCTTTCTCCCCAGGTGGGGCTCCTTTCGTCTTTCTTTTTCACTGTCTTCCACACTGCCTTTTCTCCACTGAGACGGGCAGACAGACGCGCGCTCTCGCCGCCCGCCCCTAATCCATCCTCCTTTTGTCGATTTTTGAACAATCAAAGCGCCCCCAGTCCGTCGATTTCTTTCTCCCCAGCAGCAAAAGGAGCACCAGCAGCCTACGGATTGCGGCGTgtgctcatcttcttcctccagctttGCGCTGCGCTGTTCCCACTTCCCACACCCGgaaccagaggaggaggagccgcaAGCAGAGCCTTTCCCCGCTCGCAGTCGCTGGCAGCACCTCGGCGGAAACAATGGAGTGAAGGAAGGACACAGCAGGCCGCCGTTGTGCTCCTCCTCTCCTCCTGCGCCTGGGCTGGGATGAGGATCCGGTCGGTTTTGACCCCTTGATACTCGGGAGTCGGGAGGGTGTCTGCTCAAGATCGACggacgagcagcagcagcagctcgggTTGCCTAGCTGCTTCTCTGCTTTGCTTGCCTCCGTGGGAGTGAGGTCTCGAGAGGGAACCCCATGGCGTCCGCCGCCGCGCTTCTCCTCCAgctccagctgctgctgctcctctcGCTCTCCGCTGCTCAGCCTGGTGAGTCgcccttccttctcttctcgcgaGATTCTTGGGCCATGGAGGATTGGCGCACCTTCTTAGGTTAGAATCCATAGCCTTAGATGCCGAAAGAGTCCAGATTCCTAAGGAGGTTTCCGCAGCATATGCATGTTCATGTACTGGTTGATAATCCACTCAGATTTCATCTTCTTATTATGCAACACATGTATGCTATACTTGCTAAGTCATGTATGCTATTATACTTTCTAAGTTCAGGGGACcagcaaaataaaaatagcaaattgggcttgtgtGCAGGTTTCATCAGCTTGGATTGTGGGGGAGCTGATGATTACACAGATGGCATAGGCATCCAGTGGACTTCTGATGCCAAGCTGGTCTTCGGTGGGCAGGTCACAAACCTGCCGGTCCAAAACCAGCTCCAGAAGCAATATTCAACTCTGAGGTATTTTCCAGCAGACAACAGCAAGTATTGCTACACGATGAATGTGAGGACCAGGACACGCTACCTCGTCAGGGCTAGCTTCCTCTACGGAAACTTCGACAACAGCAACGTCTACCCCAAGTTTGATCTCTCCCTCGGAGCCACTCCCTGGTCCACGGTCATAATCGATGATGCCGACACGCCGGTGGTAGAGGAGGCGATTATCTTGGCTGCCGCTCCCACACTCAGTGTCTGCCTCTCCAATGCCAGCACAGGACAGCCGTTTATCTCTACACTCGAGCTTCGCCAGTTTAACGGTTCACTCTACTATACTGACTATGAAGCACAGTTCTTCCTTGCACTGTCCGCAAGGATAAATTTTGGTGCTGATGGCAATAAATCAGTCAGGTActgtatactactccctccattccaaattataagatgttctaacttttttctgaatcAGATGCATATAGACGCGTTTTAGTGTGTTTGGTCACTCATTTCAGtccatatgtagtctatattgagatatccaaaacatcttataattcGGAACGGAGGTAGTACACGATATGAACATTGTCAATAGCTTCATATGAACATTGAAAACATGTGTTTGTTCTtgcaatcttctgtcctattcttagGTTTGCAGTTACCACTAGAGTGTCTGACTGCGCCATACTGCCACAAAAAGTTCTTCCCTTTTTGGGAGGATACATAACAAAGTTCTGATCGCGCTTCACTTAGTATCATGTGTTTTTAGTTTTGACATGAAATGCCTTGTTCAATAAAAATATATAGTTGAAGGGAGCTCTTCCTTTGAATTTCTCAGGTACCCTGATGATCCATTTGATAGAATATGGGAATCCGACTCTTTGAGGAGAGCGAATTACCTTGTTGATGTTGCTCCAGGGACTGAAAGAATAACAACCACAAAACCTGTATTCGTCGGTACTGAATTAGAACCACCTGAAAAGGTCATGCAAACAGCAGTGATTGGCCAAAATGGATCCTTGAACTACCGGCTTGATTTGGAAGGGTTCCCGGGAAATGCATGGGCAGTCTCATATTTTGCTGAAATTGAAGATTTGGCCCCAGATGAAACTAGGAAATTTAAGTTAGTGGTTCCTGGCATGCCATTATTCAGTAAACCAACTGTTGACGTGGAGGAGAATGCGCAGGGGAAGTATCGTTTGTACCAACCAGGTTACACAAATGTGACACTTCCATTTGTTTTCTCTTTCGAGTTCAAGAAGACAAATGATTCTTCAAAGGGACCTATTTTGAATGCTATGGAAATTTACAAACATGTCCAGATTACCATGGGATCTCCAGATGGTAAGCAGTTGACCACATTGTTATCATATGTTTTTCAGATCAAGCTAACTGTGTAGTCTCTCTCTGATGTGAAAAAAAACTTTATGACTAATTTAGTGTTGCATAATATTGACAGCAAACACCATGTCTAGCTTGGCCTCACGGTATCCTCAAGCAGGTtgggcacaagagggtggtgatccATGCTTACCAGTGTCATGGACCTGGGTGCAATGCAGTTCAGAAGCAGCACCCAGAGTTCTTTCAATGTATGGTAAATTTAATTGTGCAATTCTGCCTTCACTTTGGATTTGTTGATTTATTCCTTGTATTAAAACCTAAGAATTGTCCCTCACAGCACATTGTCAGAGAAGAACATCACAGGAAGTATCCCTGAGGAGTTGACAAAGTTATCGGCATTGGTCGAGTTGTAAGCTCAGATGGTTCATTCTTTCCAtcctttttttttttgctttctcttgTCTGATCTACTTATTTCTGTAAATGCAGAAGACTCAATGGTAACTCATTTTCTGGTGGAATCCCTGATTTTAGTGGATGCAGAAATCTGCAGTATATGTGAGTTTGCAGTTCTTGTCATAGAGCAGCATTCTGCAGGATTTATTGAACTAATCCAACGTGGTTTTATATATATGCAGTCACCTTGAAAACAATCAGTTAAACGGTGCGTTGCCATCCTCTTTGGGAGATCTACCTAACCTCAAAGAGCTGTAAGTTCTTCATAATTTTGTGCACTTTGTTTATGCACCCCTTTCTATGGAGAATGGAAGTTGATACAGTGGTCCAGACTGTCATTCCTCTCTTTGTTTCCTGATGTTCTCTGCTCATAAATTTTTGTCGATACTATTAATTTTATCTTTCTGGAataaatgcatttgatcaagagtCTTTACAGAAATAGAACTTCTGCATTTACTTATTCTCAACTATTGCAGGTATATTCAGAACAATAGGCTTTCCGGACATATTCCAAGGGCACTTTCCAAGAAGAGCATTATTTTCAAGTCAGTACTTTCTCTTTAGGCAGATGTAGCTAGCATATTTTAGATTAATTAATGTGGAATAATGTGCTTGAGAACACTACTGTGGCTGGACAAGCTTCACTTAACTTTGGTGACATATAGTGGTAACATACGTAGAGAGCAACAATGGTCCTTCGGGGGCCAAGCGATAGTATTAGCCACAATGATAGTGTTCTTTAGGATGTTCCTTCTGTTCTAATTCTTACCTGCTGCAGCTCGTCAGGCAATAATCTTCAGGGGCCAAGTGATAGTATTAGCCACGGCACCATCATAATCATCGTATGTGCTGTGGTTGGGGCCATCTTGTTACTTGCGGTGGCTATTGGATGCTGTTTGTGTACACACAAGAGAAAGAAAAAACCTTCACGTGGTATGTGTTCTTTGGCTCAGTGCATGTTTCTGGTACTGTGTAAGAACATGCACTGATTAATTTTTGCCATTTTGTAGAAACTGTTGTTCTTGCAGCACCAGCAAAAAAGCTAGGGTCGTATTTCAGTGAAGTAGCTACAGAAACAGCGCACAGATTTGCTTTATCAGAAATTGAAGATGCTACTGATAAATTTGAGAGGAGGATCGGCTCTGGAGGGTTTGGCATAGTATACTATGGAAAGCTGGCAGATGGGAGAGAGATCGCAGTCAAGCTTCTCACAAATGACTCCTATCAGGGCATCCGAGAATTCTTGAATGAGGTCTGCTTCTGTTTTAGCCTTGTTTATGTTTCTACTCCAAGTGTAGCTCTATGGCAGTACATACCTTTTTCACCGTTGAAGAGATAAACACAGCATGTTTACTTGTTGCTGATTTTAGTATGGCTTGGTAGATCGACACCCTGTTGTGGAGCAAGAACCTGATATGCCATGCTGTTTTTTTCTTAATCTAATGACCTGTTAATGTGCTGCGAGCATGAGACAGTTTTTGCCTCAATTATACTTTATAGTCTTAGCTTAGATCAGTCAGATATAATCCTTCTCTATGTTTCTGCAATTTCGGTGCCTGGCGCTTGCCTTTTGAAATATCCTTGCATTCTATGTCTACACATCCCTCTTGTAGTCTGCTGTAAAGGTCTACTGAACATCCATGTCATGATATGGTTGCACCATTGCATGCAAGATGTACCATATGCTCATGCATTTCTTTTCTTCCAGATGTTGTCCTGATGAGTTAGCTGGCTTATCGTTTCAGGTGGCGTTGCTTTCGAGAATACATCataggaacttggtaaccttcctTGGTTACAGTCAACAAGACGGGAAGAACATACTTGTGTACGAGTTCATGCACAACGGAACACTAAAAGAGCACCTTCGTGGTGAGTGCCCTTAGCTGATGTTAAATTTGTTTGCTGGGATCAACAGCATACTGTTGGCATATGCACATAATGTTTCTTTAGCGGCAAAACTTTGTCTGGGCAGCTGTATTTAGGACCTTTTACCACATGTTTAGTTGGTTGACCTCAAACTTGTACTCGGGTCAGCTTCTTTTTAAGGATAGATCAGCTTTTTGTTCTGTGTGGACAGGCcgccaggcctgacattgctgattTTTGCCCTTAAACCAAAAGTTGCCATGAACCATTAAGAAATTCCAGTAGTACACAGAAAATTTAGTCTTTTTAAGTATCTGAATTTCTATTCTTCACTCTTGGTCCGCAGGACCGACATGAACTGTTAGATTAATGTCCTCTTTACTCCACAGAATagaataacatataaaatattaaACCTCTGAATTCTGATGATGTTCACAGGAGGACCTAATGATGTGAAAATAACTAGCTGGGTTAAGCGCCTTGAGATAGCAGAAGATGCTGCGAAAGGTCTGCCTCAGTTTCCCTCCTACTCTTCTACTAGTATGCAATCTGAAGATTCTGAATCTCTCTTTTTTTGTCTTGAACATTGCAAATATCAGGTATAGAGTACCTCCATACGGGATGCTCTCCAACCATAATTCACAGAGATGTTAAGAGTAGCAACATTTTACTTGACAAGAACATGCGGGCAAAAGTCGCAGACTTCGGCCTATCAAAACCTGCAGTCGATGGGTCTCATGTATCAAGCATAGTTCGTGGGACGGTTGGGTATCTTGATCCAGAGTAAGACCATCTTTCCTGAGCTCATAGTGTTTGTTTACTTTCCCATGGTTTAGTGATTTGAAGTGTTTGCTATCCTGGTAGCATCTGAGTTataattttccttttctttttttgatGGCGACGAGTAGGTACTACATCTCCCAGCAGCTAACCGAGAAGAGTGACATATACAGTTTTGGTGTCATCCTACTTGAGCTAATCTCTGGCCACGAGCCGATCTCTAGTGATAACTTTGGGCTCAACTGCCGTAACATTGTGGCGTGGGTAAGTATCTTGCAATCTGTTAGCTTTCTGCATGGTTTAAGCTGATATTGATGAGCAATGCTGCCAATGAATGAACTGGAATTGGCAGGCTAGGTCGCACATTGAGAGTGGGAACATTGACGCCATCATTGATGCATCACTGGATACCGGCTACGACCTGCAGTCGGTGTGGAAGATCGCGGAGGTGGGCATCATGTGCGTGAAGCCAAAGGGCGCGCAGAGGCCAACCATCTCCGAGGTGCTCAAAGAGATCCAGGATGCCATCGCCATCGAGGTGCAGCGGGAGGCACCCCAAGTCCAGCAGCTCATGTCCAAGAGGTCCATGGGTtctgtctcgatcaacaccgacaaCAGTGTGGATCTGGAGCAGAACGCGTCGTTTGATGAAATGCTCATGCGGCCAGGCCTCAGGTAGAATCAGGATTCATCAGAGACGCTCTTCGTGTAAGCAAGGAGAAGGCAAGGATCACGTGTTAGTTAGGCTTTACTTTTCCTGGTAATGATTTGAAAGCTGTGGATGACATTAGCTTTAGCTTGCACTACAAATTGGGAATTTGATGGTGAAAGATTGGTGATCTGGAACTGTTGCTttccttgttcttgtgcttcatATTGGTTTCAAACTGTTAGGATGTCATCCTTGGTAGGATAGGGGGGACAAGGAGATGGGGCAAATAGAAAACTAGACAGGATGCGGGTTTGCACTCAAAATCACACGCCAAATAAGATGGAACTGCTGGATTCAATTTCATGACGTCAGAGGAATGTTCATCTCAAAACTAACACAGCCATGTCGATTGTTACTAATAAGATGATCCAAAAAGCTTGCTTGAGAACAACACATTACATCTAGTAACAAACATCAAATGTAGTCAAAAACCTTCCTTCAGTTTGATGCCAAACAATTGTCAGTTGAGCTATAGATGATTGTCACATTTGCTTTCAGTTTTTGATTCAACAAACCCCACACCAAAACATGAGCTTTCTATGCACCACAAAAGACCTACCAGCGGCAAGTTACAAATCATGTACAGAGGAGTCTCTCGAATCCCCAAGGCAAGAAAACATTTACACAGCTACGATGGCGAAATAGAACATACACGCTAAACGGTATCTCTCTTCTCAAGCCAGCTTCCATCGCACCCAAACCATATGTATCCATATACTTCAAGGACCACCTGTTCATGTATGACTTCGCCTAGAAAGGAACCTGATGACCAAGCAAGGGAACAACAAGCGATCATTAATGTGCCGGCACATCCAGCAACGTTCACAACACCACATAAAGCAAAATTATAATTACACAAGGACAAAAAAGGGGACACACACAAGTATATCAAATTGGTGGATAAAATGCAGTAAACACATACCTTGTGCTTGGAAGATCTAGTTCAAACTCAGGATCATGTCGGCACATTTGCATCAACTGCCTTCCAGTAGAACTTTCACGTACCAGCTCATAAGCACAACCATTAGACAAGCACTGTGCAACCAGTTACTTTCAGAACAAGAGACACGCCCAAAATAGACGCGGAGAGGTCAATATTCACCTTCAAAGACAATTAAAGTCCAAAGGTTCTGTTATACATATCATTTGAACCCAGCATGTGAAAGTTGTTGGCTTCAGTTGGATATAACATCCTTGACATGTCCGACATGGGAACATTATTCCCCTGTCTCAAATCACTCCAGCCATCCCAGTGACCATTTGCAAGCTGTGAGTTTCTAGGTTGTTGGAGTGACATCTGTGCATAAGGGGATAGAGAACCATGGTTCTGTGGCAGAAGTCGGGATGTCAGATAATTATCATTCTGAATAGGGTTGAATGCATCTTGAACATGGTCAGTATATCTGAGGTTTTGATGAGAGGGCATGCTCTGCTGCATAAGTAGTTGAAGTCTTGGATCATTATTCGATGTCTGCAATTGTGCTGGAAAAGGAGTGTTTTTCAAATCCAACCCTGAATCACTAACTCCTGGCATCCGCCCTTTGCCCACAGCCAATATAGCAGG
It encodes:
- the LOC119301038 gene encoding probable LRR receptor-like serine/threonine-protein kinase At1g67720, whose amino-acid sequence is MASAAALLLQLQLLLLLSLSAAQPGFISLDCGGADDYTDGIGIQWTSDAKLVFGGQVTNLPVQNQLQKQYSTLRYFPADNSKYCYTMNVRTRTRYLVRASFLYGNFDNSNVYPKFDLSLGATPWSTVIIDDADTPVVEEAIILAAAPTLSVCLSNASTGQPFISTLELRQFNGSLYYTDYEAQFFLALSARINFGADGNKSVRYPDDPFDRIWESDSLRRANYLVDVAPGTERITTTKPVFVGTELEPPEKVMQTAVIGQNGSLNYRLDLEGFPGNAWAVSYFAEIEDLAPDETRKFKLVVPGMPLFSKPTVDVEENAQGKYRLYQPGYTNVTLPFVFSFEFKKTNDSSKGPILNAMEIYKHVQITMGSPDANTMSSLASRYPQAGWAQEGGDPCLPVSWTWVQCSSEAAPRVLSITLSEKNITGSIPEELTKLSALVELRLNGNSFSGGIPDFSGCRNLQYIHLENNQLNGALPSSLGDLPNLKELYIQNNRLSGHIPRALSKKSIIFNSSGNNLQGPSDSISHGTIIIIVCAVVGAILLLAVAIGCCLCTHKRKKKPSRETVVLAAPAKKLGSYFSEVATETAHRFALSEIEDATDKFERRIGSGGFGIVYYGKLADGREIAVKLLTNDSYQGIREFLNEVALLSRIHHRNLVTFLGYSQQDGKNILVYEFMHNGTLKEHLRGGPNDVKITSWVKRLEIAEDAAKGIEYLHTGCSPTIIHRDVKSSNILLDKNMRAKVADFGLSKPAVDGSHVSSIVRGTVGYLDPEYYISQQLTEKSDIYSFGVILLELISGHEPISSDNFGLNCRNIVAWARSHIESGNIDAIIDASLDTGYDLQSVWKIAEVGIMCVKPKGAQRPTISEVLKEIQDAIAIEVQREAPQVQQLMSKRSMGSVSINTDNSVDLEQNASFDEMLMRPGLR